In Bubalus kerabau isolate K-KA32 ecotype Philippines breed swamp buffalo chromosome 4, PCC_UOA_SB_1v2, whole genome shotgun sequence, one DNA window encodes the following:
- the LOC129651356 gene encoding olfactory receptor 1P1-like — translation MAGGNQSGVFEFLLWGLSEQPEQQHGLFLLFLWMYLVTVAENLLIILAIGTDSRLHVPMYFFLANLSCADILFISTTVPKALVNIQTQNRSISYVECLTQLYFFLTFGDMDIFLLAAMAYDRYVAICHPLHYAMVMSRRCCIILLTACWTLTSLVAMTHTFLIFRLSFCSKKIIPDFFCDLGPLMKVSCFDTQVNERVLLFLGGAVILIPFGLILVSYIRIVSAILRVPSAQGRYKTFSTCGAHLAVVALFFGTVIRAYLWPSSSSSSSIAEDMAAAVMYTVVTPLLNPFIYSLRNKDMQGALGRLLRGKVSFSCGQ, via the coding sequence ATGGCAGGAGGGAACCAGAGCGGCGTCTTTGAGTTCCTCCTCTGGGGACTCTCTGAGCAGCCAGAGCAGCAGCACGGGCTCTTCCTGCTCTTTTTGTGGATGTACTTGGTCACGGTGGCTGAGAACCTACTCATCATCCTGGCCATTGGCACTGACTCGCGTCTTCACgtacccatgtacttcttcctcgcCAACCTGTCTTGTGCAGACATCCTTTTCATCTCCACCACTGTCCCCAAGGCCCTGGTGAACATCCAGACCCAGAACAGGTCCATTTCTTATGTAGAATGCCTGACTCAGCTCTACTTTTTCTTGACATTTGGGGACATGGACATATTTCTCCTGGCTgcaatggcctatgaccgctatgtggccatctgccaccCTCTCCACTACGCCATGGTCATGAGCCGCCGGTGCTGCATCATCCTGCTCACTGCCTGCTGGACCCTTACAAGTCTTGTTGCCATGACGCACACCTTCCTCATATTCCGACTTTCCTTCTGCTCTAAGAAGATCATTCCCGACTTCTTCTGTGATCTGGGACCCCTGATGAAGGTGTCTTGCTTTGACACTCAGGTCAATGAGCGTGTGCTCCTCTTCTTGGGGGGAGCAGTCATTTTAATCCCCTTCGGGCTCATTCTGGTCTCTTATATCCGCATTGTTTCAGCCATCCTCAGGGTCCCCTCTGCCCAAGGAAGGTACAAGACCTTCTCTACCTGTGGAGCCCACCTTGCTGTTGTTGCCTTGTTCTTTGGGACTGTGATCAGGGCTTATCTGTGGCCCTCATCCTCTTCCTCCAGTTCAATAGCAGAGGATATGGCAGCTGCCGTCATGTACACAGTGGTGACTCCTCTGCTAAACCCCTTCATTTACAGCCTGCGGAACAAGGACAtgcagggagccctggggagACTTCTCAGGGGCAAAGTCTCCTTCTCCTGTGGTCAGTGA